The Symphalangus syndactylus isolate Jambi chromosome 1, NHGRI_mSymSyn1-v2.1_pri, whole genome shotgun sequence DNA segment TACAGAGGGTTCTCTGCATCTTTGGTGGCATTGGAAATGCATTCTGTAACCTGTAAGTGAAAAATACTTCCTTATTTTAATTTGTGCTGAATTACTTTTGATGATAGATACAGGTAGGTAGGTAAGTAGGTAGACAAAttctaaactttattatttttgtttggttggctggtttggttttgttgttgttgttgttttgttgagaccctgttgagacagggtcatgctctgtcatccaggctggagtgcaatggcacgatcatagctcactgtagcctctacctcctgggctcaagggatcctcccagcagagcctcctaaatagctgggactacagatgcctaaactttaaaagatgaaaattttcCACAACTGAGTGCAGTCAAAAGAATGTGCTACAGAGTCAGAAAACAAGCCTAAAAGACACGTTTAACAGGGCTGTGAACCACAACAGCATTGCTGGAATAGCGGTGCTTAGGAACAGCATTTATTCAGATAAATAATTTCTCTTGTTTATGTTCTACAAGGAACATATATTTCACTAGATTAGTATAAGTTCTAaataagataatacatgtaaCAACTAGTACATAATAGGAGATCAAAATGGTATCGTTTGCTTTGagaaagttatatatataatatacataatattttatatatataatatacataatattttatatatataatattttatatatatatatatataatttttttttgagatggagtctcactctgtcacccaggctgaagtttagtggtgcgatctcggctcactgcaaccttcgcctcctaggttcaagagattcttgtgcctcagcctcccaaatagctgggattacaggcatgcaccaccacgcctggctaatttttgtatttttagtagagatggggtttcacccatgttggccaggctggtctccaactcctgagctcaaatgaaccacctgcctcagtcccccaaagtgttgagattataggtgtgagccactgcacctggcccaattttttttttttagagtcttgctctgttgtccaggctggagtgaagtggcattatctcccgggttcaagtaattctcgtgcctcagcctcctgagtagctgggattacaggcatgcaccaccatgccaggctaatttttgtattttttgtagagacagggttttgccacgttggccaggctggtgttgaagtcctgacctcaagtgatccacctgtctcagcctcccaacgtgctgggattagaggcatgagccaccgcacctggccgaaaaagttattttatagcCATATTATTTATAGCCATATTATTTTAAAGCCATGCCTCAAGCATAGCAGATGCATTAGCAAATCTGGAAAGTACACCAAAGGTCAAGTTCAGGAAGTGACAGTTGTGAAAAATACTCATAACCCTCCAGCCACCCAAAGAGAGCAAGCTTACTCTGACCATGCAGATTCACAGAATCTATATGTGCTCTGACAAGATTTGCCATGAGATGCTTACAAAAGTAGCCATAGTGATCAAACCAGGCAATCCAGGTACTGTCCATATGTCATAGTTACACATCATTagcaaaaaatggagaaaatcagAGAACAGTCCACGGCTATCATACCAGAAGTGCTATAACACCATATTCAGCAACAGAACACAGGGAACTGAATGGTGAGACACATTTACAAGTAGATACACTGACCAAAGCAAGTTAagattatgtataaaatattagttCCATACATGTGTATATCCTgaggtaattttaaatttaaaaattattttatgtccaactataatttttttctttttaaatggttttattttatgtGCAAATAATGAGCAGATGTTGTACCCATAAATTCTACTTTCCAAAAAcaggagctttttaaaagaaaaccacataATAACTTAAAAAAGGCACTAGGATTCCTCTGCTTCTAGATCATTGCTAggctagaaaaataaagttttttctaCCAGGAATCACAAGTTAGAACTGAGTATTCTCCAAAGTGGAAGAGTGTAGTGTCACTCCAGGCAAAGATTATTCAGTTCTCATTCCAAACATCCACAACTACCTATCAGAAAGATTAAACCAAGTTGAAACAGTCCAGCATAATTAAGCTTCATCAAACGATGTCATTATGCTCTTCTAAGATGCAAATAAACCAAAACAGGAAAtactaaaatcaaaatatttgacACTGTCATACAAATTGTTAGTTCCTTGTTGTATCCCCCCTTCTATAGAATtaataaagtgaatattttactgcaaagaatattttattttatacatcacTAGCCATGATTTTTTGCCATTAGTTATTATACAAATGCTACCTAGTGCCATTATCCAAATGACATAACCATTTTATGTCCGCAATTCACTAATCTAGTTATAAGTAGAATTTTCATGATTTGCATAAGTACATCTATCAGTGAAGATTTAATACTGAGATGCAATCTAACATCTGTAGTATCTGGTGTTTTGTAGATGGCAATGTAGGAGAGATACATTTTAATCACTTTTCATTTAAATGaacttatgtaaaaaataaactaataatttaGCAGTTCCAAGTCTCCAAAGGGCATTTTCAAATGTCCATAGAAGAAATGGTTACAGAGATATTTAAGAAGCATCTTCATGTCCACATCCTGTTGTAACTGCTGTACCATTTTCTCTTCCAACTCCTTCCCTTTGCCTGCAAGACGGGCTTGGATAAGATGAATGCTTTGCTTGACTTCTTTGATATCCTGAACTTTCTGtagctctttatttttcttcaatctgttcattataaatttagcttcggccgggcgcggtggctcacgcgtgtaatcccagcactttggggaggctgaggcgggcggatcacgaggtcaggagatcgagaacacggtgaaaccccgtctctactaaaaatacaaaaaaaaattagccgggcgtggtggcaggcgcctgtagtcccagctactcggagaggctgaggcaggagaatggcgtgaacccgggaggcggagcttgcagtgagccgagattgcgccactgcactccagcctgggcaacagagtgagactccatctcaaaaataaataaataaataaataaataaataataaataaataaatttagcttCGCATTTCTGTTTGATCTCTTCAACTCTCTTCATTGCATCAGTAGTTTTATTCTATAGCTCTCGCTAGTATTTGATAGGTTCATTTCTATGTTTGTCAAATTCAAATGAATTATCTACCGTAAGCTCTTTACCAGCTCCTTTCTGGAATGGTTTGGTCAGCCTAACTTTGCCAGGATTGcacttctttttaaagtttttatgacATTTAGATTTACAAAATCCGAACACCTTGCAATCGTTGCAGATGAACATTATGCAATGGCCAGAGTAGATAGGCCCTGAACAGAAATaacacttctttttattttattttattttattattatactttaggttttagggtacatgtgcacaatgtgcaggtttgttacatatgtatccatgtgccgtgttggtttgctgcacccattaactcgtcatttagcattaggtatatctcctaatgctgtccctccccactcccccaaccccacaacagtccccggagtgtgatgttcccttcctgtgtccatgagttctcattgttcaattcccacctatgagtgagaacatgcggtgtttggttttttgtccttgcgatagtttactgagaatgatgttttccagtttcatccatgtccctacaaaggacatgaactcatcattttttatggctgcatagtattccatggtgtatatgtgccacattttcttaatccagtctatcgttgttggacatttgggttggttccaagtctttgctattgtgaatagtgccgcaataaacatacatgtgcatgtgtctttatagcagcatgatttatagtcctttgggtatatacccagtaatgggatggctgggtcaaatggtatttctagttctaggtccctgaggaatcgccacactgacttccacaatggttgaactagtttacagtcccaccaacagtgtaaaagtgttcctatttctccacatcctctccagcacctgttgtttcctgactttttaatgatcgccattctaactggtgtgagatggcatctcattgtggttttgatttgcatttctctgatagccaatgatgatgagcattttttcatgtgttttttggctgcataaatgtcttcttttgagaagtgtctgttcatgtccttcgcccactttttgatggggttgtttgtttttttcttgtaaatttgtttgagttcattgtagattctggatattagccctttgacaaacctgacaaaaacaagcaatggggaaaggattccctatttaataaatggtgctgggaaaactggctagccatatgtagaaagctgaaactggatcccttccttacaccttatacaaaaattaattcaagatggattaaagacttacatgttagacctaaaaccataaaaaccctagaagaaagcctaggcaataccattcaggacataggcatgggcaaggacttcatgtctaaaacaccaaaagcaatggcaacaaaagccaaaattgacaaatgggatctaattaaactaaagagcttctgcacagcaaaagaaactaccatcagagtgaacaggcaacctacagaatgggagaaaatttttgcaacctactcatctgacaaagggctaatatccagaaataACACTTCTTGATACACGTGTTGAACCCGTGTGGTTCCCCACTGACCACACGCCAAGCTTGAGAGCccatctacaatttttttttaacttttcattttgaaataatgataGAGTCACCAGAAGATTCAAAGAAAGTGTACAGGGAGGCCCAGTGTACCCTATACCTAGCCTCCTTCAGTGGTGGTAACATCTTGAATAATTACTGTACaaaatcaaaatcaggaaattgacattgaaaTGCTCCACAGAGCTGATTCAGATTTCATTGGTTTTATAAGCACACACGTGTGTACTTCTATACAATCTTATTACGAGTGTAGCTTCCTGTAACCACCAACACAATTGAGATACACAACTGTGCCATCACTACAAGGCTGCCTCATGCTGTAACTGCCCAGCGGGTTCAccctgcccactgcctagacagagctgttTTATCAAGATAGGGGAATTTCTATAGAGAAAGAGTCATTCATGCAGAGCTGTctgtgtgggagaccagagtttcATTATTACTCagatcagtctccctgagcattcggggatcagagttttttttttctttctttcttcttttgagacggagtctcactct contains these protein-coding regions:
- the LOC134732226 gene encoding LOW QUALITY PROTEIN: probable ribosome biogenesis protein RLP24 (The sequence of the model RefSeq protein was modified relative to this genomic sequence to represent the inferred CDS: substituted 2 bases at 2 genomic stop codons), whose protein sequence is MEEACYFCSGPIYSGHCIMFICNDCKVFGFCKSKCHKNFKKKCNPGKVRLTKPFQKGAGKELTVDNSFEFDKHRNEPIKYXRELXNKTTDAMKRVEEIKQKAEAKFIMNRLKKNKELQKVQDIKEVKQSIHLIQARLAGKGKELEEKMVQQLQQDVDMKMLLKYLCNHFFYGHLKMPFGDLELLNY